One genomic segment of Aquipluma nitroreducens includes these proteins:
- a CDS encoding four helix bundle protein encodes MNNYKDLDIYNLSYRLAIDVHKMTMTLPKYELYEQGSQVRRSSKSIKDNVAEGFGRRRYKDEFVRFLVFAHSSCDEAISQLTMINEIYFENKDLNNLLEEYEVLGAKINKFIQYVEENWKSTRNP; translated from the coding sequence ATGAACAACTACAAGGATCTTGATATTTACAACCTGTCTTACCGATTGGCAATCGATGTTCATAAAATGACAATGACATTGCCTAAATATGAGCTTTATGAGCAAGGAAGTCAGGTTCGAAGATCATCAAAAAGCATTAAAGATAATGTTGCTGAAGGTTTTGGCAGAAGAAGGTATAAAGATGAATTTGTTCGCTTTCTGGTTTTTGCGCATTCATCATGTGATGAAGCAATTTCGCAATTGACGATGATCAATGAAATCTATTTTGAAAATAAAGACTTAAACAATTTACTTGAGGAGTATGAAGTTTTGGGTGCTAAAATCAATAAGTTTATTCAGTATGTCGAAGAAAACTGGAAATCAACTCGTAACCCATAA
- a CDS encoding FAD-dependent oxidoreductase, with protein MIKLTIDNRSVEVPSGTSVWQAAQSAGIEIPTMCYLEGTEHFTSCMICLVKDAKNGRFFASCSTPVFEGQSIITNDEETIESRKAALELLLSEHVGDCEAPCQLVCPAHMNIPLMNRLIAKGDFAKALEVVKRDIALPSILGRICPAPCESGCRRKQVDEAVSICLLKRFVGDEDLKSEKPYKPQLAKLSGKKVAVIGAGPAGLAAAYYLQIKGHQAVVFDKNDRAGGELLQIDKQLLPAEIIDQEVAQIVAKGVQLRLNETINEFRFLELQKEFDAVVVAFGAVKEDTYDYGLRTNNTGVIADKTSYQTSIPNVFAVGNSVRYSKMAVRSVGQGKEVATVIDNYFKTSEIKGYPERFNSKFGRLAESEFIQYQKDSENAPRQKADQSGFTKEAAIREAKRCMHCDCRNPESCVLRELSDRYHAEQKRFQGEKRFDVEKFIHREGIVYEPSKCIKCGICVRLTRNHQEEFGFTFIGRGFDVKVGVPFNESVQKGLEKTASIVAKACPTGALAMYNNEEQI; from the coding sequence ATGATAAAATTAACCATAGATAATCGCTCCGTTGAAGTTCCTTCCGGCACTTCAGTCTGGCAGGCAGCACAGTCGGCTGGAATTGAGATTCCGACCATGTGCTATTTGGAGGGAACGGAGCATTTCACCTCGTGCATGATTTGCCTGGTGAAAGACGCTAAGAACGGACGTTTTTTTGCATCCTGTTCCACACCTGTCTTTGAAGGTCAATCCATTATTACTAATGATGAGGAAACCATCGAATCGCGGAAAGCAGCGCTTGAGTTGCTTTTGAGCGAACATGTTGGCGACTGCGAGGCTCCGTGCCAATTGGTTTGTCCGGCTCACATGAATATTCCGTTGATGAACCGACTGATTGCCAAAGGTGATTTTGCTAAGGCGCTGGAAGTGGTAAAGCGCGACATTGCATTACCTTCTATTTTGGGCCGAATTTGTCCTGCACCGTGCGAATCTGGTTGTCGCCGTAAACAGGTTGACGAAGCAGTTTCAATTTGTTTGCTGAAACGATTTGTAGGCGACGAAGATTTGAAAAGTGAAAAACCGTATAAGCCGCAACTGGCCAAACTTTCAGGCAAAAAAGTAGCTGTTATTGGCGCTGGCCCAGCCGGATTGGCTGCGGCTTATTATTTGCAGATTAAAGGGCATCAGGCTGTAGTTTTTGACAAGAATGATCGTGCCGGCGGCGAATTGTTACAGATTGATAAGCAACTATTACCTGCTGAAATCATTGATCAGGAAGTAGCTCAAATAGTTGCAAAAGGAGTTCAGCTTCGGTTGAATGAAACGATTAATGAGTTTCGGTTTTTAGAATTACAGAAGGAGTTTGATGCAGTTGTCGTAGCCTTTGGGGCAGTTAAAGAAGATACGTACGATTACGGATTACGGACTAACAACACCGGAGTCATTGCTGATAAAACCAGTTACCAGACCTCGATTCCGAATGTTTTTGCTGTCGGAAATTCTGTCAGGTATTCAAAAATGGCGGTTCGCTCGGTCGGGCAGGGAAAAGAAGTGGCAACTGTGATCGATAATTATTTTAAGACTTCAGAAATAAAGGGTTACCCAGAGCGGTTTAATTCCAAATTTGGAAGATTGGCTGAGTCTGAATTTATTCAATATCAAAAGGATTCGGAAAATGCACCGCGACAAAAAGCTGATCAATCTGGATTTACTAAAGAAGCAGCAATCCGTGAAGCCAAACGCTGTATGCACTGCGATTGCCGCAATCCGGAATCGTGTGTATTGCGCGAATTGTCTGACCGTTATCATGCTGAACAAAAGAGATTTCAGGGCGAAAAACGGTTTGATGTAGAAAAATTCATTCACCGCGAAGGAATTGTTTACGAACCTTCAAAGTGCATCAAATGTGGCATTTGTGTCCGTTTGACCCGGAATCATCAGGAAGAATTTGGATTTACATTTATTGGCCGTGGGTTCGATGTAAAAGTAGGTGTGCCGTTTAACGAAAGCGTTCAGAAAGGATTAGAAAAAACTGCATCAATTGTTGCCAAAGCTTGTCCAACGGGTGCACTTGCCATGTATAATAATGAGGAACAAATCTAA
- a CDS encoding ThuA domain-containing protein gives MKTTLSIVCILLLSLSSEAKIKVLIVDGQNNHEVWPKSTIMMKQYLEETGLFSVDIKRTKFTWMGEREKDYLPLAGVGETQDLKEPKTDPDFVLSFKKYDVVVSNFGWRAADWPEATQKALEKFMKDGGGFVSVHAADNSFPNWLEYNKMIGLGGWGDRTEKDGPYVYYSNDGELVRDTSPGSAGAHGPQHIIPVTIRVADHPITKGLPKVWLTAKDECYAKLRGPGENMIILATGKDMSGKAPTDRNEPMLMALTYGKGRIFHTTLGHDDYSCESVGFITTFLRGVEWAATGKVTQAVPSDFPTAEESTIRKFVLKK, from the coding sequence ATGAAAACCACTTTAAGTATTGTTTGTATTCTGTTGTTGTCGCTTTCTTCGGAAGCGAAAATAAAAGTACTCATTGTTGACGGCCAGAATAATCACGAGGTTTGGCCCAAATCTACGATCATGATGAAACAGTATCTGGAAGAAACAGGTTTGTTTTCGGTAGACATCAAACGCACAAAGTTTACCTGGATGGGCGAACGGGAAAAAGATTATCTGCCATTGGCCGGTGTGGGCGAAACACAAGATTTGAAAGAGCCAAAAACTGATCCGGATTTTGTTTTGTCGTTCAAAAAATACGATGTGGTCGTTTCTAATTTTGGTTGGCGAGCTGCCGATTGGCCCGAAGCTACACAAAAAGCTCTTGAAAAATTTATGAAGGATGGTGGCGGTTTTGTTTCGGTACATGCTGCTGATAACTCGTTCCCAAACTGGTTGGAGTATAACAAAATGATTGGCCTTGGTGGTTGGGGCGACCGGACCGAAAAAGATGGGCCGTATGTTTATTATTCCAACGATGGCGAATTGGTTCGCGATACTTCGCCAGGTAGCGCCGGAGCGCATGGGCCACAACATATCATTCCGGTTACCATTCGTGTGGCCGACCATCCAATTACAAAAGGGTTGCCTAAGGTTTGGTTAACAGCTAAGGACGAATGTTATGCAAAATTACGTGGTCCGGGTGAGAACATGATCATTCTGGCTACCGGAAAAGATATGTCGGGAAAAGCTCCAACCGACAGAAACGAGCCTATGCTTATGGCGTTGACTTATGGAAAAGGCCGTATTTTTCATACTACCCTTGGGCACGACGATTATTCATGCGAAAGTGTAGGATTCATCACTACTTTTTTGCGTGGAGTTGAATGGGCGGCAACCGGTAAAGTTACGCAGGCTGTTCCCTCTGATTTTCCTACTGCAGAAGAGTCAACCATCAGAAAATTTGTGCTGAAAAAATAA
- a CDS encoding polysaccharide deacetylase family protein, giving the protein METSSKPVFYSTNSSRWKRFLWGVKILTVLILIGVVCLSFSLLHKQVFKLPSLHEHLMLSQNENLKYNSADLQVAESEHFKKLALEARTRKEHNFYKKDKVIPGEVRKYMPVRAGFYVNWDIQSKYSLDQNASKMNMILPEWLFIQDTADVVSTDIDLSALEIMRRNHLAIVPMLSNYFKNVWNGKNVHRIITSPERRAKLIKSLIDVLDKYKFNGVNIDFEELTDEKTDEYLVTFMKELHHELSSRGYLVTQDIAPFNEDYNVTELAKYTDFLFLMGYDQHNSTSEAGPVAAQTWLEAGLGDLCKKVPSDKVVLCLAAFGYDWQDGFQGEDVTYQEAISTALESEGKVKYDNNTYNLDYTYYDDNDKVHHVYFADAATAFNGMRTAANFETSGVAIWRLGSEDPRLWKFYSEDLSAATLTNKSFDVNLLQDEQSSYSVDYVGAGEVLNILSVPHPGKFNIEYNKADNLVAEEEYISLPSGYVINKAGEKKKQIVLTFDDGPDERYTPRILDILSEYKVPAAFFVTGINAEQNLPLVKRLYREGHEIGNHTFLHPNLTLASDDRLKLELRSTGYIIESITGHATTLFRPPYDTDAEPTNPIQIRPIYTAKQEGYLTIGSSIDPRDWEEGVSADTIVARAERQSGLGNIILLHDAGGEREQTVAALPRIIEYYKMHGYQFVSLASLMDKKRDDIMPQAVGSFNKYLQTADATVFKTGYYFNRVVSAIFFLAMILSLLKLKSIAILAIRQRRKSKKLGANPIVSGNRKVSVIVPGYNEEITAPKTVENLLLSNYPDIEIVFVDDGSKDNTFGNIQSLYGDHPKVKALTKPNGGKASALNYGIGFATGDILVCIDADTVLNPDAISRMVAGFDDPKVAAMAGNVKVGNRKNLLTRWQSIEYITSQNFDRRGYDVVNAIMVVPGAIGAFRRDAVMKVGMFTTDTLAEDCDLTLRLLSAGYKVRTCNEALAFTEVPETLHMLLKQRFRWTFGIMQSFWKHRGNLFVRRNPNLGWIVLPNMLIFQLILPLLSPLVDITLLISIFMPKGGIIVLLYFAYYALDLGISILAFRFDGEKFTLRVAGNLFLQRIIYRQLLWYVLVKGYVRALKGELAAWGFLKRTGSVEMAQ; this is encoded by the coding sequence ATGGAAACGTCATCAAAACCGGTTTTTTACTCCACCAATTCTTCCCGATGGAAACGATTTTTATGGGGAGTTAAAATTCTAACTGTTTTAATTCTTATAGGTGTTGTTTGCCTGTCGTTTTCTTTGTTGCACAAACAAGTTTTTAAACTTCCTTCTTTGCATGAGCATCTGATGCTTTCTCAGAACGAAAATCTGAAATACAACAGTGCTGATTTGCAGGTTGCGGAGAGCGAGCACTTCAAGAAATTGGCATTGGAAGCACGCACCCGTAAGGAGCATAATTTTTACAAGAAAGATAAAGTTATTCCGGGCGAAGTCAGAAAATACATGCCTGTTCGTGCCGGGTTTTATGTGAACTGGGATATTCAATCGAAATATTCGCTTGATCAGAATGCTTCGAAAATGAATATGATTCTTCCTGAATGGTTATTTATTCAGGATACAGCAGATGTGGTTTCTACTGATATTGATTTATCGGCACTCGAAATTATGCGACGAAATCATTTGGCCATTGTTCCCATGCTGTCGAACTATTTTAAAAATGTGTGGAACGGGAAGAATGTACATCGCATCATCACTTCGCCTGAGAGACGTGCAAAATTGATTAAAAGCCTGATCGATGTTCTGGATAAATACAAGTTTAATGGGGTAAACATCGACTTCGAGGAGTTGACAGATGAAAAAACCGATGAGTACCTTGTTACTTTCATGAAAGAATTGCATCACGAATTGAGTAGCAGAGGTTATTTGGTCACCCAGGATATTGCTCCGTTTAACGAAGATTACAATGTGACTGAACTGGCAAAGTACACTGATTTCCTGTTCCTGATGGGTTACGATCAGCACAACTCAACATCCGAGGCTGGGCCTGTAGCGGCTCAAACGTGGCTCGAAGCAGGTTTGGGCGATTTATGTAAGAAAGTTCCGTCTGATAAAGTGGTACTTTGTCTTGCTGCTTTCGGGTACGATTGGCAGGATGGTTTTCAGGGCGAAGATGTGACTTATCAGGAAGCGATTTCAACGGCGCTCGAAAGTGAAGGTAAAGTGAAGTATGATAACAATACCTACAACCTTGACTACACTTACTACGATGATAACGATAAGGTTCATCATGTTTATTTTGCCGATGCTGCAACAGCTTTTAACGGCATGCGTACAGCCGCCAATTTCGAAACTTCAGGAGTGGCTATATGGCGGTTAGGTTCTGAAGATCCGCGATTGTGGAAATTCTATAGCGAAGATCTTTCAGCCGCGACCCTCACGAATAAGTCTTTCGATGTGAATTTGCTCCAAGATGAACAGTCGTCGTATAGCGTTGATTATGTTGGCGCTGGTGAAGTGCTGAATATCCTCTCTGTACCTCATCCCGGAAAATTCAATATTGAATACAATAAAGCCGACAACCTGGTGGCCGAAGAAGAATATATCAGTTTGCCTTCAGGATATGTGATTAACAAAGCTGGTGAGAAGAAAAAGCAGATTGTGCTTACTTTCGACGATGGTCCAGATGAACGCTACACTCCACGTATTCTGGATATTCTTAGCGAATACAAAGTTCCGGCTGCCTTTTTTGTAACCGGAATTAATGCTGAACAGAATCTTCCTTTGGTAAAGCGTCTTTATCGCGAAGGCCACGAGATTGGCAATCATACCTTTTTGCATCCGAATCTGACTCTGGCATCAGACGATCGATTGAAACTTGAGTTGCGGTCAACAGGATACATCATTGAAAGTATAACCGGCCATGCGACTACCTTGTTTCGTCCACCATACGACACCGATGCTGAACCGACAAATCCGATTCAGATACGTCCAATATATACCGCCAAACAGGAAGGATATTTGACCATTGGTTCTTCAATCGATCCTCGCGACTGGGAAGAGGGCGTTTCGGCTGACACGATTGTTGCCAGGGCTGAAAGGCAGAGCGGACTAGGAAACATTATATTGTTGCATGATGCAGGAGGAGAGCGGGAACAAACAGTTGCCGCATTGCCCCGAATCATTGAATATTATAAAATGCATGGTTATCAGTTTGTGAGCCTTGCATCGTTAATGGATAAAAAGCGCGACGACATTATGCCACAGGCTGTTGGTTCATTCAATAAATACCTTCAAACGGCTGATGCAACCGTTTTTAAAACGGGTTATTATTTCAATCGCGTGGTGTCAGCTATTTTCTTTCTGGCAATGATCCTTTCGCTGCTAAAGCTGAAAAGTATTGCCATTCTGGCGATTCGTCAACGAAGAAAATCAAAGAAACTGGGGGCAAATCCAATTGTGTCTGGAAATCGCAAAGTGAGTGTAATTGTTCCGGGTTATAACGAAGAAATTACGGCGCCTAAAACAGTCGAAAACCTTCTTCTTTCCAATTATCCGGATATTGAAATTGTGTTTGTTGATGATGGTTCGAAAGACAATACCTTCGGGAATATACAATCGCTTTATGGCGATCATCCAAAAGTTAAAGCGCTTACCAAGCCTAATGGAGGCAAAGCTTCTGCCTTGAATTATGGAATCGGATTTGCTACTGGCGATATTTTGGTGTGTATCGATGCTGATACGGTGCTTAATCCGGATGCTATTTCCCGGATGGTCGCCGGTTTTGACGATCCTAAAGTGGCAGCAATGGCCGGAAACGTGAAAGTCGGGAACCGTAAGAATCTGTTGACACGCTGGCAATCGATCGAATACATTACCAGCCAGAATTTCGACAGGCGTGGTTACGACGTTGTGAATGCCATTATGGTGGTTCCCGGTGCTATTGGCGCTTTTAGACGTGACGCCGTAATGAAAGTTGGAATGTTTACCACCGATACGCTTGCCGAAGATTGTGACCTGACATTACGTTTGCTAAGTGCAGGTTATAAAGTGCGAACCTGCAACGAAGCCCTCGCTTTTACTGAGGTGCCGGAAACTTTGCATATGTTGCTCAAACAGCGCTTTCGCTGGACATTTGGAATTATGCAGTCGTTCTGGAAACATCGGGGCAATCTTTTTGTGCGCCGGAATCCTAACCTGGGGTGGATTGTTCTGCCCAATATGTTGATATTCCAGCTCATCTTGCCGCTTTTATCACCTTTAGTTGACATCACCCTGTTGATTTCGATTTTTATGCCAAAAGGTGGGATAATCGTGTTGCTTTATTTTGCTTACTATGCATTGGATTTAGGCATTTCAATTCTTGCTTTTCGGTTCGATGGCGAAAAGTTTACCCTGCGTGTAGCTGGTAATCTGTTTTTGCAGCGAATCATTTACCGTCAGCTTTTATGGTATGTTTTGGTGAAAGGTTATGTTCGGGCACTGAAAGGTGAACTTGCAGCATGGGGTTTTCTGAAACGGACAGGAAGTGTGGAAATGGCACAATAG
- a CDS encoding outer membrane protein assembly factor BamB family protein: MKFFQILIFCSFFVLETSAQPWTIFRGNQQLTGATSASIPEKPKLLTSYQTGDDIKATPVVDGQTIFCGSTDGTMYAIGFDGKLKWKFASGNSIEAPALVMDGSVLFGQLDGLFYRLDEKTGKEIWKYKTDNQIMGSANWLKVAGKVRLFVGSYDYNLHCFGFDKGDSIWRYESDNYINGAPALYGKYAVFGGCDGFLHLVNVETGKVFKKIHLETYIASSPVIEGKFAYVGDYEGKFFGIDLEAGKIAWIYHEKDKNLPFIASPALSGNFIVIGNQDKFIYCFDKSNGKVVWKVKTSNRVESSSVIASGKVITGTMDGMLYIHDLKTGAELWKYELGSPIVGSPAVISGKIVVGAGDGRIYIFG, encoded by the coding sequence ATGAAGTTTTTCCAAATTCTCATTTTTTGTAGTTTTTTCGTTCTTGAAACATCAGCGCAACCCTGGACTATTTTTCGTGGCAATCAACAGCTTACAGGTGCCACTTCTGCCAGCATTCCGGAAAAGCCAAAATTACTTACTTCATATCAAACCGGTGATGATATAAAAGCCACACCAGTAGTGGATGGGCAAACCATATTTTGCGGATCGACCGATGGAACGATGTATGCGATTGGTTTCGACGGAAAGCTGAAATGGAAATTCGCTTCCGGAAATTCAATCGAGGCTCCAGCATTGGTCATGGATGGATCGGTGTTGTTTGGTCAGCTCGATGGATTGTTTTACCGCTTGGATGAAAAAACTGGCAAGGAAATCTGGAAATACAAAACCGATAACCAGATTATGGGTTCGGCCAACTGGCTGAAAGTTGCCGGGAAAGTGCGTTTGTTTGTGGGCAGTTACGATTATAACCTGCATTGCTTCGGTTTCGACAAGGGCGACAGCATCTGGCGCTACGAATCGGATAATTACATCAACGGAGCTCCTGCTTTGTATGGAAAATATGCGGTTTTCGGCGGTTGCGATGGTTTTTTGCATCTTGTAAATGTCGAGACAGGAAAGGTGTTTAAAAAGATTCATTTAGAGACTTACATCGCTTCGTCGCCTGTAATTGAAGGTAAGTTTGCCTATGTGGGCGATTACGAAGGAAAATTCTTCGGCATCGATCTGGAGGCAGGTAAAATCGCATGGATCTATCACGAAAAAGATAAAAACCTGCCGTTTATTGCGTCACCGGCTTTAAGTGGAAATTTCATTGTAATTGGTAATCAGGATAAATTTATTTACTGTTTTGATAAATCGAATGGGAAAGTCGTTTGGAAGGTTAAAACCAGCAATCGGGTTGAGTCGTCATCAGTGATTGCTTCAGGAAAAGTAATTACCGGAACCATGGACGGAATGTTGTACATCCATGATCTAAAAACTGGTGCTGAACTTTGGAAATACGAATTGGGTAGCCCAATTGTTGGCAGTCCGGCAGTAATTTCAGGAAAGATTGTGGTTGGAGCAGGCGACGGGAGAATCTATATCTTTGGATAA
- a CDS encoding glycosyltransferase family 4 protein, with protein sequence MKIAHIIPGSGGSFYCGNCMRDSKYIRALRDLGHQVIKVPLYLPIFDDAHDLDEVPVFYGAVNLYLKQQFPILRHMPAFVEHALDSKSVLEMAARKAGSTRAKGLEGMTISMLLGEDGGQKEELERLVDWLADEAKPDVVHLSNALLLGLAHRIKQRMNVSMVCSLQDEDVWVDAMDDHFRKEVWDLMSERGKDVDVFIPVSNYFASEIHQRMTIPEKKMQTVHLGVDTADYSPKPITKKEPVIGYLSRMCDENGLAVLVDAFILLRENPEYSTVQLKITGGKTGDDLQFIKDQKRKLAKAKLEADVFWVDEFEGEERQKFFDSVRLISVPVLNGEAFGLYMLEAMASGIPMVQPALGAFPEVIELSGGGVIYGENKPELLAKALGKLIFNDAHLQELSAAGIAGVKAHFDIHAQAKKMVVVYESAVKSS encoded by the coding sequence ATGAAAATCGCACATATCATTCCGGGTTCAGGCGGTAGTTTCTACTGCGGAAATTGCATGCGCGACAGCAAATACATTCGTGCGCTGAGAGATTTGGGGCATCAGGTCATCAAAGTGCCGCTGTACCTACCCATTTTCGATGATGCCCACGATTTGGACGAGGTGCCTGTTTTTTACGGGGCAGTGAACCTTTACCTGAAACAACAATTCCCTATTTTAAGGCACATGCCTGCGTTTGTCGAGCATGCGCTTGACTCGAAAAGTGTATTGGAAATGGCGGCCCGAAAGGCTGGTTCGACCCGCGCGAAAGGGTTGGAAGGAATGACCATTTCGATGTTGCTGGGCGAGGATGGCGGCCAAAAAGAAGAACTGGAACGGTTGGTCGACTGGTTGGCTGATGAGGCCAAACCCGATGTGGTTCACCTCTCGAACGCACTGCTGTTGGGACTAGCGCACCGAATCAAACAGCGAATGAATGTGTCAATGGTTTGCTCGCTTCAGGACGAAGATGTTTGGGTAGATGCTATGGACGATCATTTCCGTAAAGAGGTTTGGGATTTGATGAGCGAACGCGGTAAAGATGTGGATGTGTTTATACCTGTCAGCAATTATTTTGCTTCGGAAATCCATCAGCGCATGACAATTCCTGAAAAGAAAATGCAAACTGTTCATTTGGGTGTCGATACGGCTGATTATTCGCCTAAACCCATTACGAAGAAAGAACCAGTAATTGGCTACCTTTCGCGTATGTGTGACGAAAACGGTTTGGCGGTTCTTGTTGATGCCTTTATTTTGCTCCGGGAAAATCCTGAATATTCGACGGTTCAGCTTAAAATTACCGGCGGAAAGACTGGTGATGATCTGCAATTTATTAAAGACCAAAAACGTAAACTAGCGAAAGCCAAACTCGAAGCCGATGTATTTTGGGTTGATGAATTTGAAGGTGAAGAACGCCAGAAATTCTTCGATTCGGTTCGCCTGATTTCGGTTCCGGTGCTGAATGGCGAAGCTTTCGGTTTGTATATGCTCGAAGCGATGGCCTCCGGAATTCCAATGGTGCAGCCTGCTTTGGGCGCATTTCCTGAAGTGATTGAACTTAGCGGTGGCGGAGTTATTTATGGCGAAAATAAACCTGAATTACTGGCCAAAGCGCTCGGCAAACTTATTTTCAACGATGCCCATCTTCAGGAATTAAGCGCTGCTGGAATTGCCGGTGTAAAAGCCCATTTCGATATTCATGCACAAGCCAAAAAAATGGTGGTGGTTTATGAAAGCGCAGTAAAGTCATCCTAA
- a CDS encoding ABC transporter ATP-binding protein, whose translation MLLKLEKITKSYSKDRTILDQLDLEIKAGERIAIVGPSGSGKTTLLNLIGTLDRPDSGKMFFESQDLSAFSDQQLAAFRNEKIGFVFQMHHLLPQLTLHENILLPTLTDKKLQGKETLERAQKLIARMGLAEVTHQKPSELSGGECQRTAVARALINRPGLILADEPTGALDQKSAFNLTDLLVELNQEEGVTLIVVTHSMEVARKMDRIYRLEIGKLQESKP comes from the coding sequence ATGCTTTTGAAACTTGAAAAAATAACGAAATCCTACTCCAAAGATCGAACAATACTTGATCAGCTTGATCTGGAAATTAAAGCCGGAGAACGTATTGCCATTGTTGGTCCATCGGGCTCTGGCAAAACTACATTGCTGAATCTGATCGGAACTTTGGATCGTCCGGATTCGGGCAAAATGTTCTTCGAAAGTCAGGATCTATCGGCATTTTCTGATCAGCAACTGGCCGCATTCCGTAACGAGAAAATTGGTTTTGTGTTCCAGATGCACCACCTGTTGCCGCAACTCACTTTGCACGAAAATATTCTTTTACCAACTTTGACCGACAAAAAACTTCAGGGAAAAGAAACGTTGGAACGTGCTCAAAAACTGATTGCCCGAATGGGACTGGCTGAAGTTACCCACCAAAAGCCTTCAGAACTTTCGGGTGGCGAATGTCAGCGAACCGCGGTTGCCCGGGCGTTGATTAACCGTCCCGGATTGATTTTGGCCGACGAGCCAACCGGTGCACTCGATCAGAAATCGGCTTTCAACCTGACCGATTTGTTGGTTGAATTGAATCAGGAAGAAGGAGTGACGTTAATTGTTGTGACCCATTCGATGGAAGTGGCCAGAAAAATGGATCGGATCTATCGGCTGGAAATTGGAAAACTTCAGGAATCGAAACCATGA
- a CDS encoding virulence RhuM family protein — MMNSEIILYTTPQGDVRLEVIVQDETVWLTQKAMGELFGVAKSTISEHLSNIFLSQELVEHSVVRKIRTTAADGKNYNTQFYSLDAIISVGYRVNSQQATQFRIWATKTLKEFIIKGFVLDDERLKQGKKLFGKDYFDELLERIREIRVSERRFYQKITDIYSECSIDYDPKAEITVTFYKTVQNKLHWAITGQTAAEIISKRADAGLSNMGLTTWKNSPQGKILKSDISVAKNYLNEQEIAELNRIVTMYLDYAENQAARQISMKMKDWVDRLDAFLQFNDYSVLKNAGTVSAEIARKLANDQYEKFRVRQDSEYESDFDREIKRIKGEK; from the coding sequence ATGATGAACTCTGAAATCATATTATATACCACGCCCCAGGGAGATGTGAGGCTGGAGGTGATTGTTCAGGATGAAACGGTTTGGCTTACTCAAAAAGCTATGGGCGAGTTGTTTGGTGTCGCCAAATCGACAATTAGCGAACACTTGTCAAATATTTTTCTTAGCCAGGAATTAGTCGAGCATTCAGTTGTTCGGAAAATCCGAACAACTGCGGCTGACGGTAAAAATTACAATACACAATTTTATAGTCTTGATGCGATTATTTCGGTCGGTTACAGAGTCAATTCGCAACAGGCCACCCAGTTCCGTATATGGGCAACCAAAACCCTGAAGGAATTTATTATCAAAGGTTTTGTTCTTGACGATGAACGCCTTAAGCAAGGTAAAAAACTTTTTGGCAAGGATTATTTCGACGAATTGCTGGAGCGGATTCGGGAAATCCGGGTGAGCGAACGCAGGTTCTATCAAAAGATTACCGACATTTATTCGGAATGCAGCATTGATTATGACCCCAAAGCTGAAATCACGGTGACATTTTACAAAACTGTGCAAAATAAACTTCATTGGGCGATCACCGGACAAACGGCAGCCGAAATAATTTCAAAAAGAGCTGATGCAGGACTTTCAAATATGGGTTTGACGACCTGGAAAAACTCACCCCAAGGGAAAATTTTAAAATCGGACATTTCAGTTGCTAAAAATTATCTGAATGAACAGGAAATAGCGGAGTTAAACCGGATTGTTACCATGTATCTGGATTATGCAGAAAATCAGGCTGCCAGACAGATTTCAATGAAGATGAAAGATTGGGTCGATAGATTGGATGCATTTCTGCAATTCAACGATTATTCGGTACTTAAGAATGCCGGGACGGTCTCGGCAGAGATTGCCAGAAAATTGGCAAATGACCAGTATGAGAAGTTCAGAGTAAGGCAGGACTCGGAATATGAATCGGATTTTGATCGGGAAATTAAGCGGATAAAAGGAGAGAAGTAA